A genomic window from Cricetulus griseus strain 17A/GY chromosome 4, alternate assembly CriGri-PICRH-1.0, whole genome shotgun sequence includes:
- the Plxnb1 gene encoding plexin-B1 isoform X1: MPVLGPVLLQMLWAGCILTLQSPLPAVFTANGTQLQHLARDPTSGTLYVGATNFLFQLSPGLQLEAVVSTGPVNDSLDCLPPVIPDECPLAQPTNNPNQLLLVSPEALVVCGSVHQGICELRSLGQIGQLLLRPERPGDTQYVAANDPAVSTVGLVAQGLLGEPLLFVGRGYTSKGVSGGIPPITTRALRPPDPQAAFSYEETAKLAVGRLSEYSHHFVSAFVRGASAYFLFLRRDLKAPSRAFRAYVSRVCLQDQHYYSYVELPLACQGGRYGWIHAAAVTTSKEVARGEVLFAAFSSVAPPTVDWPLSASTGASAYGTSVLCAFPLDEVDQLANYTRDACYTREGLAENGTKVADIAYDVLSDCAQLPVDTPDAFPCGSDHTPSPMVSCVPLEATPILELPGVQLTAVAVTMEDGHTIAFLGDSQGQLHRVYLGPGRSVAPYSKQSIQPGSAVSRDLTFDGTFEHLYVATQTTLVKVPVAPCAQRLDCDSCLAHRDPYCGWCVLLGRCSRRSECSRGQGPEQWLWSFQSELGCLRVVAVSPANISREEMREVFLSVPGLPSLWPGESYFCYFGDHQSPALLTGSGVMCSSPDPSEAPMLQRGADHVSVTVELRFGAVVIANTSLSFYDCMAVTELFPSAPCQACVSSRWGCNWCVWQHLCTHKASCGAGPMVASQQSPLLSPVPPARDVLTPFPPTVPKATVTPTPNTFPVEPRAPSTVSDVLPGARPSWLSLWGPWAGPGPILSPTSTDLPLYEKPLPTTPGTTVPTPAHLEPMTTPEDLLASYPFPSDAATVSPAEPGPEALPSTGALDHPPGTAPATTFPGATGSMKPVLDWLVKEGGELPEADEWMGVDTPAFSTSTLLSGDGDSAEHEGSPAPLILLSSLDYQYDTPGLWELGEMSQRVSSCPCVENVQGSLLIPVHVEREIQLRGRNLRLFQDGPRNSECVMELEGLEVAVEAQVECEPPPDTWCHVKCQQHQFSYQALQPELQVGLFLRWAGGLRVDSADGLYVVLYDCSVGHGDCSRCQTALPQYGCVWCEGEHPRCVAREACHEAETVATQCPAPLIHSVEPLTGPIDGGTRVTIRGSNLGQHVQDVLGMVRVAGVPCAVDAGEYEVSSSLVCITGTTGEEVTGAVAVEVPGRGHSVSEFNFAYQDPKVHSIFPDRGPRAGGTRLTLHGSKLLTGRLEDVRVVVGDQPCHLLLEQQSEQLCCETSPYPMPAVLPVAVWFGNTERRLQHGQFKYTLDPNITSVGPTKSFFSGGREIWVRGQNLDVVQMPRIRVTVVPRTLQPGQGLGQRPHGVPEKICSHLPLQIEEPCLVNSSHLIMCRTPALRGPPEDPWVQVEFILDNVVFDFATLSPIPFSYEADPTLHSLNPEDPTTPFRHKPGSVFSVEGENLDLAMSKEEVVAMVGDGPCVVKTLTRHHLYCEPPVEQPLPRHRALQEAPDALPEFTVQMGNLHFSLGHVQYDGESPVAFPVAAQVGLGVGTSLLALGVIIIVLIYRRKSKQALRDYKKVQIQLENLESSVRDRCKKEFTDLMTEMTDLTSDLLGSGIPFLDYKVYAERVFFPGYRESPLHRDLGVPDSRRPTVEQGLGQLSNLLNSKLFLTKFIHTLESQRTFSARDRAYVASLLTVALHGKLEYFTDILRTLLSDLVAQYVAKNPKLMLRRTETVVEKLLTNWMSICLYTFVRDSVGEPLYMLFRGIKHQVDKGPVDSVTGKAKYTLNDNRLLREDVEYRPLTLNALLAVGPGAGEAQGIAVKVLDCDTISQAKEKMLDQLYKGVPLAQRPDSRTLDVEWRSGVAGHLILSDEDVTSEVQGLWRRLNTLQHYKVPDGATVALVPCLTKHVLRENQDYVPGERTPMLEDVDEGGIRPWHLVKPSEEPEPPRPRRGSLRGGERERAKAIPEIYLTRLLSMKGTLQKFVDDLFQVILGTSRPVPLAVKYFFDLLDEQAQQHGISDQDTIHIWKTNSLPLRFWINIIKNPQFVFDVQTSDNMDAVLLVIAQTFMDACTLADHKLGRDSPINKLLYARDIPRYKQMVERYYADIRQTVPASDQEMNSVLAELSRNYSGDLGARVALHELYKYINKYYDQIITALEEDGTAQKMQLGYRLQQIAAAVENKVTDL; the protein is encoded by the exons ATGCCTGTCCTCGGCCCAGTTCTTCTCCAGATGCTCTGGGCCGGGTGTATCCTCACCCTACAGTCCCCTCTACCAGCTGTTTTTACTGCCAATGGCACACAACTACAGCATTTGGCAAGGGACCCCACCTCAGGTACCCTTTATGTAGGGGCCACCAACTTCCTGTTCCAGCTGAGCCCTGGGTTGCAGCTGGAGGCCGTGGTGTCCACAGGCCCTGTGAATGACAGCCTAGACTGTCTGCCACCTGTGATACCTGACGAATGTCCCCTCGCCCAGCCTACTAACAACCCTAACCAGCTGCTTCTGGTGAGCCCAGAGGCACTGGTGGTGTGTGGGAGTGTTCACCAGGGTATCTGTGAGCTGCGGAGCCTGGGACAGATTGGACAGCTGCTGCTCCGGCCAGAACGGCCTGGGGACACCCAGTATGTGGCTGCAAATGACCCTGCAGTTAGCACAGTGGGGCTGGTTGCCCAGGGATTGTTGGGGGAGCCCCTCCTGTTTGTGGGGCGGGGGTACACCAGCAAGGGCGTAAGTGGTGGCATTCCTCCCATTACAACCCGGGCCCTGCGGCCACCGGACCCCCAAGCTGCCTTCTCTTATGAAGAGACAGCCAAGCTGGCAGTGGGCCGCCTCTCTGAGTACAGCCATCACTTCGTGAGTGCCTTTGTACGTGGGGCCAGTGCCTACTTCCTGTTCCTGCGGCGCGACCTGAAGGCCCCTTCTAGAGCTTTCCGTGCCTATGTGTCCCGAGTGTGCCTTCAGGACCAGCATTACTACTCGTATGTGGAGCTGCCCCTGGCCTGCCAGGGTGGCCGCTACGGTTGGATCCATGCTGCAGCTGTCACCACATCCAAAGAGGTGGCCCGTGGGGAAGTGCTCTTTGCAGCTTTCTCCTCAGTGGCTCCTCCTACTGTGGACTGGCCCCTGTCGGCTTCAACTGGGGCATCCGCATATGGAACCTCTGTGCTCTGTGCCTTCCCCCTGGATGAGGTAGACCAGCTTGCTAATTATACTCGAGATGCCTGTTACACCCGGGAAGGCCTTGCTGAGAATGGGACCAAGGTGGCCGACATTGCATACGATGTCCTTTCTGACTGTGCGCAGCTGCCAGTG GATACCCCGGATGCCTTTCCTTGTGGCTCAGACCACACACCCAGCCCCATGGTCAGCTGTGTCCCTTTGGAAGCCACACCAATTCTGGAGCTGCCAGGGGTTCAACTAACAGCTGTGGCAGTCACCATGGAGGATGGACACACCATTGCTTTCCTGGGTGACAGTCAAGGACAGTTGCATAGG GTCTACTTGGGCCCTGGAAGAAGTGTTGCCCCGTACTCTAAACAGAGCATCCAGCCGGGGTCTGCTGTGAGCAGAGACCTTACCTTTGATGGTACTTTTGAGCATCTGTATGTAGCGACCCAGACTACC CTTGTGAAGGTTCCTGTGGCCCCTTGTGCTCAGCGTCTGGACTGTGACTCTTGCCTTGCCCACAGGGACCCTTACTGTGGATGGTGCGTGCTCCTGGGCAG ATGCAGTCGCCGGTCAGAGTGTTCCAGGGGCCAGGGCCCAGAGCAGTGGCTGTGGAGCTTCCAGTCGGAACTGGGTTGTCTTCGAGTGGTGGCTGTGAGCCCTGCCAATATCAGtcgggaggagatgagggag GTTTTCTTGTCGGTGCCAGGCCTGCCGTCTCTTTGGCCGGGGGAATCATATTTCTGCTACTTTGGAGACCATCAGAGTCCTGCTCTGCTGACTGGTTCTGGTGTGATGTGCTCCTCCCCAGACCCTAGTGAGGCTCCGATGCTGCAGAGAGGAGCCG ACCACGTCTCCGTGACCGTGGAGCTCAGGTTTGGTGCTGTGGTGATCGCCAACACTTCCCTCTCGTTTTATGACTGCATGGCAGTTACTGAGCTTTTCCCGTCTGCACC GTGCCAGGCCTGTGTGAGCAGCCGCTGGGGGTGTAACTGGTGTGTGTGGcagcacctgtgcacacacaaggCCTCGTGTGGTGCTGGGCCCATGGTGGCGAGCCAACAG AGCCCACTCCTCTCCCCAGTCCCTCCTGCAAGGGATGTACTCACTCCATTCCCACCCACAGTCCCCAAAGCCACAGTCACCCCTACTCCCAACACCTTCCCAGTGGAGCCTCGGGCTCCCTCCACAGTTTCAGACGTCCTACCTGGGGCCAGGCCTTCCTGGCTCAGCCTCTGGGGCCCATGGGCAGGTCCTGGCCCCATACTTTCCCCTACCTCCACAGACTTACCTCTCTATGAGAAGCCCCTCCCTACCACACCTGGAACCACTGTCCCTACCCCTGCTCACTTGGAACCAATGACCACACCTGAGGACCTCTTGGCCTCCTACCCATTCCCCTCAGATGCAGCTACAGTGTCCCCTGCAGAGCCTGGCCCTGAGGCCCTGCCTTCCACAGGGGCTCTGGACCATCCCCCTGGCACTGCTCCTGCCACCACTTTCCCAGGGGCCACTGGCTCCATGAAGCCTGTTCTGGATTGGCTCGTGAAAGAAGGCGGCGAGCTGCCCGAGGCggatgagtggatgggggttgaCACGCCTGCCTTCTCCACTTCCACACTCCTCTCAGGTGATGGAGACTCAGCAGAGCACGAGGGCTCTCCTGCCCCCCTCATCCTCCTGTCCAGCCTCGACTACCAGTACGACACCCCCGGGCTCTGGGAGCTG GGAGAGATGAGCCAGAGGGTGAGCTCCTGCCCCTGTGTGGAGAATGTTCAAGGCTCCTTGCTGATACCAGTCCATGTGGAGCGAGAGATCCAGCTTCGAGGCAGGAACCTGCGGCTCTTCCAG GATGGCCCAAGGAACAGTGAATGTGTGATGGAGCTGGAGGGCCTGGAGGTTGCAGTTGAGGCCCAGGTCGAGTGTGAGCCACCTCCAGACACCTGGTGTCATGTCAAGTGCCAGCAACACCAG TTCAGCTATCAGGCTTTGCAGCCGGAACTCCAGGTGGGGCTGTTCCTGCGTTGGGCAGGTGGCCTGCGTGTGGACAGTGCTGATGGGCTGTATG TGGTGCTGTATGACTGCTCCGTGGGACATGGGGACTGTAGCCGCTGCCAGACTGCCCTGCCCCAGTACggctgtgtgtggtgtgagggGGAGCACCCTCGTTGTGTGGCCCGGGAAGCCTGTCATGAGGCTGAGACTGTGGCCACTCAGTGCCCTGCACCTCTCATTCACTCG GTGGAGCCACTGACTGGACCTATAGACGGAGGCACCCGTGTCACCATCAGGGGCTCTAACCTGGGCCAGCATGTACAGGATGTGCTGGGTATGGTCAGAGTGGCTGGTGTGCCCTGTGCTGTTGATGCTGGGGAATACGAGGTCTCCAGTAG TCTCGTGTGCATCACTGGGACCACCGGGGAGGAAGTGACTGGCGCTGTGGCGGTGGAGGTACCTGGAAGAGGACACAGTGTCTCAGAGTTCAACTTTGCCTACCAG GATCCAAAAGTACACTCCATCTTCCCAGACCGCGGCCCCAGAGCCGGAGGCACCCGCCTTACCCTTCATGGTTCTAAGCTTCTGACTGGGCGGCTAGAGGACGTCCGGGTGGTGGTTGGTGACCAGCCCTGCCACTT GCTACTGGAGCAGCAGTCTGAGCAGCTGTGCTGTGAGACCAGCCCATACCCCATGCCTGCTGTGCTTCCAGTGGCTGTCTGGTTTGGGAACACAGAGCGGAGACTGCAGCATGGTCAATTCAAATATACACTGGACCCCAACATCACCTCTGTGGGCCCCACCAAGAGCTTCTTCAG TGGAGGACGTGAGATATGGGTCCGTGGCCAGAATCTGGATGTGGTACAGATGCCAAGAATCCGAGTGACTGTGGTCCCAAGAACGCTACAGCCTGGCCAGGGGCTTGGACAGAGGCCTCATGGGGTCCCTGAGAAA ATCTGCTCTCATCTTCCTCTGCAGATTGAGGAGCCATGTCTTGTGAACTCCTCACATCTTATCATGTGCCGCACACCTGCTCTCCGGGGCCCACCAGAGGACCCTTGGGTCCAGGTAGAGTTCATCCTGGACAACGTGGTGTTTGACTTTGCTACACTGAGCCCCATACCCTTCTCCTATGAGGCTGACCCCACTTTGCATTCTCTCAACCCCGAGGATCCCACCACACCATTCCGGCACAAGCCAGGGAGTGTGTTCTCTGTGGAG GGCGAGAATCTGGACCTTGCCATGTCTAAGGAGGAGGTGGTGGCCATGGTAGGAGATGGTCCCTGCGTGGTGAAGACACTGACCCGACACCACCTGTACTGTGAGCCCCCTGTAGAGCAGCCCCTGCCACGGCACCGTGCCCTGCAGGAGGCACCGGATGCTTTGCCTGAGTTCACG GTGCAAATGGGGAACCTACACTTCTCCTTGGGTCATGTACAGTATGATGGCGAGAGCCCTGTGGCTTTTCCTGTGGCAGCCCAGGTGGGCTTGGGAGTGGGCACATCTCTCCTGGCCCTGGGTGTCATCATCATTGTTCTCATATACAG GAGGAAGAGCAAGCAGGCCCTGAGGGACTATAAGAAAGTGCAGATCCAGTTGGAGAATCTGGAGAGCAGTGTTCGGGATCGTTGTAAGAAGGAGTTTACAG ACCTCATGACTGAGATGACTGACCTCACCAGCGACCTCCTTGGCAGTGGCATTCCCTTCCTTGACTACAAGGTGTATGCAGAGAGGGTCTTCTTCCCTGGGTACCGGGAGTCGCCCTTGCACAGGGACCTCGGCGTGCCTGACAGCAGGCGACCCACTGTGGAACAGGGCCTGGGGCAGCTCTCCAACCTGCTTAACAGCAAGCTCTTCCTTACCAAG TTCATCCACACACTGGAGAGTCAGCGCACCTTCTCTGCTCGGGACCGTGCCTATGTGGCATCTCTGCTCACTGTGGCGCTTCATGGGAAGCTCGAATACTTCACTGACATCCTCCGTACGCTACTTAGTGACCTGGTGGCCCAGTATGTGGCCAAGAACCCCAAGCTTATGCTGCGCAG GACAGAGACTGTGGTGGAGAAGCTGCTCACCAACTGGATGTCCATCTGCCTGTACACCTTTGTGAGG GACTCTGTAGGAGAGCCTCTGTACATGCTCTTCCGAGGGATTAAGCATCAAGTGGACAAGGGGCCCGTGGACAGTGTGACTGGCAAAGCCAAATACACCCTGAATGACAACCGCCTGctcagagaggatgtggagtaccGTCCCCTG ACCTTGAATGCTCTTCTGGCTGTGGGGCCTGGTGCAGGAGAGGCCCAGGGTATAGCTGTGAAAGTCTTGGACTGTGACACCATCTCCCAGGCCAAGGAGAAGATGCTGGACCAGCTTTATAAGGGAGTGCCTCTTGCCCAACGGCCAGACTCTCGAACCTTGGATGTTG AATGGCGGTCTGGAGTGGCCGGGCACCTCATTCTTTCTGATGAAGATGTCACTTCTGAGGTTCAGGGTCTGTGGAGACGTCTCAACACCCTGCAGCATTACAAG GTCCCAGATGGAGCAACGGTGGCCCTAGTCCCCTGCCTTACAAAGCACGTTCTTAGGGAAAACCAGGATTACGTCCCTGGAGAAC GGACCCCAATGCTAGAGGACGTAGATGAGGGGGGCATCCGGCCCTGGCACCTGGTAAAGCCAAGCGAGGAGCCAGAGCCTCCCAGGCCACGGAGGGGCAGCCTTCGGGGTGGGGAGCGTGAGCGAGCCAAGGCCATCCCTGAGATCTACCTGACGCGACTGCTGTCAATGAAG gGCACACTGCAGAAGTTTGTGGATGACCTGTTCCAGGTGATTCTCGGCACCAGCCGCCCCGTGCCGCTGGCTGTGAAGTACTTCTTTGACTTGCTGGATGAACAGGctcagcagcatggcatctccGATCAGGACACCATCCATATCTGGAAGACCAACAG TCTGCCACTGAGGTTCTGGATCAACATCATCAAAAACCCACAGTTCGTGTTTGATGTGCAGACATCCGACAACATGGATGCAGTGCTCCTCGTCATTGCACAGACCTTCATGGATGCCTGCACCCTGGCCGACCACAAACTGGGCAGG GACTCTCCCATCAACAAGCTGCTGTATGCTCGAGATATTCCCCGTTACAAACAGATGGTAGAAAG GTACTATGCAGACATCAGACAGACCGTCCCGGCCAGTGACCAAGAGATGAACTCAGTCCTAGCAGAGCTGTCCCGG AACTACTCTGGTGACCTTGGGGCGCGAGTGGCTCTGCACGAACTCTACAAGTATATCAACAAATACTATGACCAG ATCATCACTGCCTTGGAGGAGGATGGCACTGCCCAGAAGATGCAGCTGGGCTACCGGCTCCAGCAGATTGCTGCTGCTGTGGAAAACAAGGTCACAGATCTATAG